GCATGTTTGGCCAAAGACTTTTGCCTTGAACTTGTTGAAGGAAAGGTACAACTGAAAGAAAGTCACCAATATTACACACAACTCCAAACACAAATATTTGTGACAAACAGTAATTACTGAGattgttgtgtttgtttggaCACTCAAAGACTGTTTTGTTCTGCGAATAGATCCAAACCCAGAGTTTTGGAGATAACAATTCACCAAACAAGACTCCAGAGAAACAGTGAGTAACAGAACTACGCCTTTAGGAGAAATCCAGCAAAAGAATGTGAGAAATACCAGAAACAGAGGTAAAAAGCAGAAtgcaaagaaataaaaacagtccTGGTATCTGTGCAGTGGACCTGAAGAGAAAGGCAACATGGTGGCACGTGATAATGAGAACTGTAGGGTCAAGCAAAGCGCTATTCCCAGAAACTAACCTGAAACCAAAGCACCATTATTTATGTCACTATCCAGCACTGATCCTAAAATTTGGACCCTTGATCAGACTATGGACCATGCGCTTTGAAAGTAAACATagttattttaagatatgtgcAAGGAATTTGAAGAATTTCTTACTCTCTGACAGACATCAGATGTTGCAGGCTTATCTTTCAGCAAGCTCAACGGGTCAGGCTGTCTTCCAAGTTAAAGATATTTCTGCATTTTACATTCAAGATGTAGTCAGACAATGTGGCTTCACTGAGAGCAACGCAAAGGTCACAGTAGAAATGCTATATAAAGGAACATCATACAAGGACAGTTTCTTGTTACAGAGAACACTAACTCTGTAGAGTTTGGTGAACTTGTgcttattttgattaaaaattacactcaaaattttattttgtggtGTCAATGTACAATGTAGCAGAATTCCTTCCTGGCAGCATATTATGTACCGTCTCCTGCACACGAAAGGAAGACTGGAGAAGAAAACGGGTAAATGTAAGTTCAGTGTGATTTGGCACCAAAATGTGAAGTATAGAGAATGGTTAGCTGGTGCAAGCAATGGGATTGAGGTGACTTGCAagatgtgcaaaaaaaaaaaaaaaaagcagtggaGTCCCATATGAAATTGAAAAAGCACAGACGCAAGTGAAGTAACTAAAATCCACAGCTTCACTTCACTAtaaacccaaataagttgggctaactcaaatttgaggtaatcaattacataaaaatttgatttaaaccaAGAGTCTGTAGTACTCATACATGATAATTCCTCctcctaacttgaagtactgagttaaCTAACTCATACATTGATAACaattgacataaaatatttagttaattttgagttcttgcaaatcaaatgagtttATTTACTTCACGGTATAGCACTTATTAAATAAGTACAGCATcttaaaacatgtaacttaccTGCTCTCATACTAAGCAGCGctgcttgtcaccatgatggtaactctccaaaaacacacattaacagaaactcttctaaatcagcataacaaaacattaatcactactaaatcttatataacactttattttagcatttactctcccttttgaGTGCCATGGGgtaaagcatgctgggaaatagaaatcccagcccagtttcaggcTTTAAAACCAATAATGAATTCTactcagtgttgccaagtctgcggttttccAGTGGAATTGggatacttttacactgttggcTCGGGTTGTTTTCATGTCCATAttaccccaaataacatgatatgtATCACCTGGAATGCGACATTTACCAAGAAATGCGGATTTTACCCCCTGGAATGGGATTTTTACTGTGGGACCCCCCCATGAAAcacgattgggctagttttagcctagttttgagtagcaattgggcgggttttgttgtgaaaacctggcaaccctgattcTACCGAATGAtagaaaaaatattcagcaGATGCTTCTCGTGTTTGCTGGGTAACATGAGTCAGGACCTAAATACTCGTTCAACTGAATGTTTTTCAGTTTGAAATGATCACATGTGTCTTTTCTCCATTTAAAGTGACTATAATTACAGGGAAAATAGCATTtagcacacttttttttttcttcagttccTTTAGTGAACTGAATAAATGATCCACAAAGGATGAACTATGGATTTATGTACAGAGTTAATCTTTGTGTGATACATGAATCATTTTATGTGTTCAGGATCTGATTTGAAGCTTTTACTACAGGACTGTTTAACAGCCTGCATGTCAATTTTATGTGCACGTGAAAGGAAAATATGCTTTAATTATTGATTTACCCTTTCACACTTTATTGTGGTTTACACACCCTGGCGGCACCTATGATTaagaaaagcaaataaaaagCAGATCATCTTACCAGACAACAAATTCAGACATTGACATGTTTTCACACGTGCAGAATATTGCACCTTCCcctacatttaattattaacttAGATTTACTACTTTTTGTCTGAAGAAATTTGAAATGATTAAAATACTGTTCACCACTAGTGATTTTTTACAACATGCCTAGATTCTAAATACACAGCAATGGCAAGGAAAGAGTAAAATAGacataaacatacaaaaatTTAGGATTATTTTTAGACAGGCTACTCTGCATGTGAAACAATACAAAGACCAGTTACAAGACCACCCTATAAAACAAAATGGTAGTTTCCTTATTTTTATCCAACTTGTAAAGCTGTGaaaaatgtgcattgtaaaaagctctatacaaataataatagtaataataaaggtcacactttattttggggaacaattctcactaATAACTATAACTTTTATAACTCGAAAGCTGTGCTTTTGAATCGGATACTTTTTCGTATCGGATAAATCGGATAAAATTTAAATTCCTTTAAATTCCTCATCGATTTATTTGTGTGCTTGTTTTAATATgactttaaaaacattcaagcgcaagaaaacCTGTGTGCTGTTTTCTGTGCAGCACATCCAAAGCATGCACACAGAAAAAGtgattttaatgtcatttaaaacCATTTAAGCACAAGAAAACCGCAAGCACAGAAAGCCGCCTCTCATACAGAATAGTGTGCTATACTGAAATGAGTTTTCTTTCGCACCTTTTTGCATTTGAACgaacaaatacacaaaaatgttaaaatactcttgtaaacagtcagttatgtcttaagttaTGTCTTGTGCAATTgctatgtcttaagtgaacataaaccactgacaaagaaaatgcatgtgtaataGTACATTGGATccatgcagctcttaaagtgacagcagcctaaaatTCCTGCTGCCGTCTCTATAAtgatgttaatcaaacaacaaaagtcaaaaaaaattcactctctgtttttgactgaataactttaactatatttttaatgtataatttattaatgttaaagggttagttcaccccaaaaaaaaaataatgtcatttatttctcacgCTCATGTTATTCcatacctgtaagacctttgttcatcttcggaacacaaattaagatatttttgattaaatccgatggctcagtatagcctgcattcacagcaatgacatttcctctctcaagagccataaaggtactaaaaacataattaaaacaattcttacgagttcagtagttcaatattaatattataaagcgaagaGAAATGTTTTGGAATCGAAATTAGAAATTGATACGAATCGGAATCGATAAGCAGAATCAGAATCCTTAAAATTCAAAAAAATGCTCCAACCCTATTTAAACCAATAAAACCCTGCAACCTCTTGACTGGACCAGTCTGTACCAGTCTCATTTTCCCCACACCATGCAAAGTCACTGTATATAAGCTGCTGACCCCCACCTGTGCAACGATCACCAAAGATGTTTAGGCGGCATTGTGAAATGTAGTATTTGTGCACACAAAGCAGATTTACATGTCTAAGATCACTATTATTAGTTCtgtcaaatatgattgataatgcatagagtttgtattggcggtatgatTCTGTtttgggcaagaactccctgcgcatccatgcagcctagcatgggtaagagcagggagagcagcaataaccccaccagaacagaaccaacatatCCAGACATCattaatgtcaataatttaacatgtacacatatttcaagaattagtttgattcaggggaatcataaggccaatcctgactgaagagaggaggagctggggatggaggagggtaatttgctcctgagaaatgtgatagctgctgataatactgaggagcttatatatggaTACTGTGATAGGCGTCATATTCCTCTAGGTAGACGTGAGTCACCTGATGCGAGCTTGACAGACGtaacctgccagaactgacgctaatGCTGGATTTTGAGTTGTatattttaacctttaataataataccagCTGACAGTGCTCCCTGTATATttacttaatgacattttatctgCTAAATCCATAAATGTGCCATGAGCTCTTGTCTTGCATGTTTACTTCTGTTGAGCACATGGCACATTTATGGATTTGGCATGCTTTAATCCAAAGCAATTAAGATTACAGAATTCGAAGgagtaataaaaaaacatttccatGTGCTCACAATAAATGCAACAAACAGTGCATGGCACACATGAGCACATGGCACAAGAACAAAGATGTCAGAATCCTGTCACCAAATTGTGAGCATGACAGACCCAAGTGACAGGATCCTGACAATTCTTGACCATTCAAAAAGTTGTAAATCAGGTTAATAATTACATTGTTTTTATGTAtatcattaaattaatttaactaAATTGAGTTTATGAactgtttattaaaatattgtaaaacatttaGTTTTCAAGATTAATCATAGCTTAATTTTGTGCAGAAAGTCAAAGCTTTTTAAAGCATTTCAATCCCAGCAATTATAAGTGACTCCTGGACGACAGTATCAGTCAGTAAGATAAAGCTTTACTGctggaattatttaaaaataacaattatttaaaatctaGTTGTCTGGGTTAtttggttttgtttgttatttgtttCACTTTCATGAACTTTTAGTTTGTATTCAGTTGTTCCTGTGTTCCCCCTTATTACCATCAGTATTTATGTCACTctctttcagttttcatttgtCCGGTCTACGTTATGTTAACACTTGTGTCTGTTCGTTTACCTGTCATGAGATGCCTATTTGAAGCTCATTAAAGCATATTGAACCTCTTCATCATCTTATTTGTGTTTCTGTCTCCGGCCTTTGCTGACCTTGGCTTCGTTGACactgttttattaatgttaaattttatttgagaaaagttattttgcagaattaaaggtgcaatatgtaaaattttctgttcactagaggtcactagaggcctattcaaaacaaaggcgtagcttgatgacggcaagtttgagcgtggaatattgggacatgtggtcttcacatcacagccggtggaaaataatcaggataggactcgggaagaaatcatgttcatggatgaaattattaacgttactgtagcatgaagcagagcaggacagaGTGTTGTGGGaactgaacgaggccgctggagcgattgcgcaacacacggctcacaagcagcgggacttttattatgacacagtcgccggcgctgcttccgcttttccggtcatgggtatgaggtaacgcagctctgtttatcatattagatacttttgagtgtgttgaaaatgatgttataacgttactctgtgcgtttgctcggtggctgctgtgagacactgttacacactgcagtaagctagatcgattttagaatatcatattaaatgctggatggcttgtgttgataaatggcatgaaattaattttaaaacgtatgatggagaaaatgctgtattactgttactaaaaataaagctgcatctgattatgctatgttatctacttgacaaaatagtgtttttctctgaggcatggtaaagcatggtactcgcaaaaaatcaagaaaattagatttaaacaataagaataaaagtgttgagctatataaaaacaaacagttgttctcttgtctattaaaacatgtaaatattaaagcgtctttggtgtttccatggtttctacaaaataaaaccggaaaccgagggtaacggcGATTCCTctcacgtcccggagccttggttaaaattgcaattttctcacgatttacaaatagttggaaacatttggggtatcgtaagtactcaagtgaacaaaatatataacactggtctAGTGGTTttaggatattttactgcaaaatgcttacatattgcacctttaatggttTAATGGTCAGTCTGTAAATGTACTAACCTAGCAAACATGCGCATTTGCTTAAATTCTgcataataattacatttttcatttacattttattacttttgttTGCTTGTGAGATTTCTTGTCAGAGGAAACATGCAGTATTATTGAAGAGGACACAGTAAGCTAGACTGATTTTAGGCTTATTTACTTTTTGAGAGGGCCAAGGTTCAAGAGTCTTGGTCTGCTAAATCTGAGAGACAAGCCAAAATTATTTCCTGTTGTGATCAAAATTGTCTCAGATGTTGTTGCTGACAGAGCAGAGCATCTACTGAACCCGGAACATCCCTTTATCATGATTAACAATTAACttagttaactacttttttATCTGAAGAAATATAAAGCATGTACAAAACACAGTAAATCAGCACACTATAAAAAGAACTTGAGAGGTTGTGAGAGACAATCAACTAAGAGCTGGAAGCAAACATCAGTGAAGAATGAAGAGTTTAATATgtacactgctgctgttgggaTTTTCTTCTGTGTTTTCCATACAGCAGCAGGAAGATGAGAATGAGGTCAGTCAACAGCTCAGCTCTGAGGACGGAAGACCGAAACTAGCTTCAACTGACAGCCAGCAAAACTGTCATCTGTGCTTTCCTGACATCCATGCAGCACTGAGAGAACTGACCGCAATGattacagagcagaaagcaaACGACCGAGCCTTTGAGACACGACTGAGGGAAGCTGAGCAAGCTGCAGAACAACAGATGTTCCTCCTGGAAGAGCTGAACAAGAAAAATGATGGTACCTCACCAAAACATTCACAGTTTTATCAATGATCCAGAGTAAAAACCAAACAATGCAATGCATGTGGTAgttaaaaatgtagtttataCAGCTATTACAGTAAACTCCATCTAACATAATGTTTCTTCACAGCACTCTCAAATCTTACTCAGAGTCAAGTAGAGGAGTTGAGAAAGGACAATAGAGGTGAGACAGTTTGCTTGAGAGATGTTTTTCAGTATATCCATTgattaatatagtaatatatcaACATGTTGGTGTATTTCATTCTCTGTCTTGCAGATAAAGAGATAGCTTTTTCAGCTGCACTGATGCAATCTAGCAGTGGAAATATTGGTCCTTTTACCACTGACATCACACTAACCTACAGGAACGTCTTCACTAACATAGGAAATGCTTACAACCCAATTACAGgtaattatcaatgaaatgGAGTCATAAAACTTATAATAATGAGAATGTGCTTGGAAATTGAATAACCATACAGCAAACTGATTAATTTCTGTATCTCTTGTCATTCGCTTCAGGTATTTTCACAGCCCCACTGAAAGGAGTGTACATGTTCCATATCTCTTTATATGGTCCAGCTAGTCAATCAACTCCATCAACTATAGGTATTATTAAGAATGGACAGCTTGTAGTTATGGCACATGCTCATCAGGCTCAGAATGTGGTAAACTCCTCTAAAGGAGTTGTGTTGCTCATGGAGGTTGGAGATGTTGTCTATGTAAGACTTTTTTCTAACAGGCGGATATCAGATAATCAGAATAATCACAACACATTCAGTGGTTACCTACTGTTTCCATTAAGAGAATAGGAGGTTTTCAAAATGTGGCTCAAATGTTTGTGAATATTTAATGTATGATGAAATTGACAGTCAGATGAAAATCATGTAGAATCATTAACATGAACATGCATTAATGAAGACTAATATGTTTGAAACTTGTAGTAGatactatataataataataataataataatgtcagtATAGTACACTATGCTCACAATAAACTCTTTGAGTTGTCTAATCTAAAAAGGACAGTTCTGGGTTGAGGAAGCTTTTATGTTTATCATCCAAAATccattataaatgttaaaatggtgtcattgtcccCATCTATTAACAGTAATTTATTGTGTTTGAAAATTCAAAGTGTACCTTGTTGCTTGTTTTGATCCTTTGAATCTGTATCTCTATCCGTATGAAACTGCTTTGGATGAGTTTGTATATtgatattgttcaataaattaaaaaaactgttttttcacTGCTTTGGTGCAAGTTTGCTGAATATTGTGCCTAAATACTTGACAAATGCGTTCACAACCATGTAACTATGTTACTGAACTTTAATACAGGAGGTAAAACATCCTTTCCATTCAACTTTTGTCCCTCAGCAATagaataacaacaaaacaaacaaaaaaacgcaTTTTACATGACGCTGTTTCTTTTCATGgacatacatttaaaataaaatcaaaaaatcagttaccaaaaataaatcaaatcttaaccaaaaaaataaaaagaaggataattaaaacaataaaatgatgATACGTAGATCAACAgtggcctgttgcatgaagctagttGAACAATCTCTGAGTTTTAGAGCAGGTTTGGAGTTGGTTTAGATCAGGTTCAGCGGTCTCACAACGCTTGGTATAAATGTTCTCTGTCAACTCGGGTTTAATTAGAGTTTATGGTAAACTCTGAAGCACGTGCATCTGAAAGTGTGACACATgcggcaaacagccaatcacacggAAGATTGATTCACTTCTCGTGAGAGAGCCGCGCAATTCACTTAACTTGTAATTGTGGTTGGTGTCCACCTGAGTTGACGTCATTCACCACCTTCCCTTTCATAGTGATGTACAAACTTGCATTGAGAGGCGAATAACCGTTTTTTTCTGCTTACATGGCAGACGCAAATGCACATATCCGATTGATATCAGATTCATTTCTACATATGAATGAGGTCTGAAACCAATCTGAAAGTATCAgaatccatttgcttttttccaGCTTACACATTCATGGGTCATATCTGATctgtggaaagaaagaaaaaaagaaaatcggAATTGGATCACTTGAAGTGTAGTGTAAATGCGGCCTTATACTTTCACCCTGCTCCACAGTGCGAGTCTTTGCTGACTTCGCACGCACCCCCCAAAACGGATGAGGCGTTCATACTTGACGTGTTCGCTGTTGTATTATTCTTTGAAATGAAAGCGGGCGTCTCAGAGTAATTGTCCTCTAAACCATTAGATATCAGTGGTGAGAAGCAGTAAGGTACACATCAATGTTTGCTTTAATAGTTTGCGGttttgctttaaaggtgccctagaacgttctttcacaagatgtaatataagtctaaggtgtcccctgaatgtgtctgtgaagtttcagctcaaaataccccatagattgtttttaattaatttttttaactgcctattttggggcatcattaactatgcaccgattcaggctgcggcccctttaaatcctcgtgcTCCCCAACCCCTTGCTcacgactataatacagtgcattaacaaagttcacacagctaatataaccctcaaatggatctttacaaggtgtccgtcatgcatactgcatgcatgcatcggatcatgtgagtatagtatttgtttggatgtttacattagattctgaatgagtttgatagtgcacCGTGGCTAacgctaacattacacactgttggagagatttataaagaatgaagttgtgtttatgaattatacagactgcaagtgtttgaaa
Above is a genomic segment from Megalobrama amblycephala isolate DHTTF-2021 linkage group LG14, ASM1881202v1, whole genome shotgun sequence containing:
- the LOC125245734 gene encoding complement C1q-like protein 2 is translated as MKSLICTLLLLGFSSVFSIQQQEDENEVSQQLSSEDGRPKLASTDSQQNCHLCFPDIHAALRELTAMITEQKANDRAFETRLREAEQAAEQQMFLLEELNKKNDALSNLTQSQVEELRKDNRDKEIAFSAALMQSSSGNIGPFTTDITLTYRNVFTNIGNAYNPITGIFTAPLKGVYMFHISLYGPASQSTPSTIGIIKNGQLVVMAHAHQAQNVVNSSKGVVLLMEVGDVVYVRLFSNRRISDNQNNHNTFSGYLLFPLRE